In Acinetobacter pittii, one genomic interval encodes:
- a CDS encoding chemotaxis protein, with translation MSEHTSIHFDPTALLIIKHEIDRSIKLVEGAVSTLIEEQTLPFGIDDALEQFKQCTQVLRLIDIPYLAKITQYSTELMQKIIANPAQINTDDVVALSEGTTMVKRYIEFICLREIQVPQFLLTTLNNLELALNKPLTTSGQALVPLLADTSLELPSPEILISEKTQFIHQLYKLSLHQFLKKTASAQNFQAFKLIATYLLSIANTQPSQQYWQLVNYAFNHIDDLPLNDSRLRVLINIENQIGQFLATPETFKPDLAALADILSIVIAQEDEIAHHIRNQLHIGEETPTDTQLLVLSRHLFGPDFDTMHTVSQLILDEMNKVRNDIEYNYQNMSSEKAQQLQASLLQLAYTFKLLNLDDASSALSQQATSLSQLNILSDENYAQQLMNSILSAMNSIGILVRQFTSNRLQLNVNNTDISLDRLDEAHQALLIETKNLIDFICQSLTLYANDQTQNIEAIAGSLKELAGAAEFLGSTIQQQALLHTAQFVQEQLEQKQPFNTDQIHCIFNVLAGIDMLVDNLKNKQPVLQSMFNVALSSSQQLQKKAA, from the coding sequence TGATGATGCATTAGAACAGTTTAAGCAATGCACTCAAGTACTACGCTTAATTGATATCCCCTATCTTGCAAAAATCACTCAATATTCAACTGAGTTGATGCAAAAAATTATTGCGAATCCAGCACAAATTAATACTGATGATGTCGTTGCCTTAAGCGAAGGCACGACCATGGTAAAACGTTATATTGAATTTATCTGTTTGCGCGAAATACAAGTTCCACAGTTTCTTCTTACGACCTTAAATAATTTAGAATTAGCTTTAAATAAACCACTGACTACATCAGGACAGGCTCTTGTTCCCTTACTTGCAGATACTTCGCTCGAACTGCCTTCGCCTGAAATATTAATTAGTGAAAAAACTCAGTTCATCCATCAACTCTATAAATTATCTCTACATCAATTTTTAAAAAAGACAGCATCAGCTCAGAATTTTCAAGCCTTTAAACTTATTGCAACCTATTTGCTCAGCATAGCGAACACTCAGCCAAGCCAACAATATTGGCAGCTCGTCAATTATGCTTTTAACCATATTGATGACCTACCTTTAAATGATTCACGCCTACGTGTACTCATTAATATCGAAAATCAGATTGGTCAGTTCTTAGCAACTCCGGAAACTTTCAAACCCGATTTAGCGGCACTTGCTGATATTTTAAGTATTGTCATTGCTCAAGAAGATGAGATTGCCCACCATATTCGCAACCAACTTCATATAGGTGAGGAAACACCAACAGATACTCAATTACTCGTTTTAAGTCGCCATCTTTTTGGTCCTGACTTTGACACGATGCACACCGTCAGCCAATTAATCTTGGATGAAATGAATAAAGTGCGTAATGATATTGAGTACAACTATCAAAATATGTCGTCTGAAAAAGCACAGCAACTCCAAGCGAGCCTTTTACAGCTGGCCTATACCTTTAAACTTCTTAATCTAGATGACGCCTCATCTGCACTTTCTCAGCAAGCTACTAGTTTAAGTCAACTTAACATTTTAAGTGATGAGAACTATGCGCAGCAGCTGATGAACAGTATTTTGTCGGCCATGAACTCAATTGGTATTTTAGTACGTCAATTCACCTCGAATCGTTTACAACTTAATGTGAACAATACGGATATTTCTTTAGATCGTCTTGATGAAGCACACCAAGCCTTGCTTATTGAGACAAAAAATTTAATTGATTTTATCTGTCAAAGTCTGACTTTGTATGCAAATGATCAAACACAAAATATTGAAGCAATTGCAGGTTCGTTAAAAGAGTTAGCGGGTGCAGCCGAATTTTTAGGAAGCACGATTCAACAACAAGCTTTACTCCACACTGCTCAATTTGTTCAAGAGCAACTTGAACAAAAACAGCCTTTTAATACAGACCAAATTCACTGTATTTTTAACGTATTAGCCGGTATTGACATGTTAGTTGACAATTTAAAAAATAAACAACCTGTTCTACAATCCATGTTTAATGTAGCATTGTCGAGTAGTCAACAACTTCAAAAAAAGGCAGCTTAA
- the nudC gene encoding NAD(+) diphosphatase, producing MSELSLAYIFHHQQLLVDQNLQLPKVEKLASDLLFTHDEQVIARDLLAEEPIPEGLQLVPIRQLITSWSKEQFLQASRAVQLLEWRRNHKFCSHCGHPTEVHPTEYAMVCPSCRYHQYPRVNPCIITVITRGDDEILLAKSVHNKTNMYGLIAGFVEVGETLEEAVQREAFEEVGLKLKNIQYMSSQPWPFPSNLMVAFRAEYESGEIKLQEEEIADAQFFKIDQLPEIPFKGSIAHSMIMQITQAG from the coding sequence ATGTCTGAATTATCACTTGCTTATATTTTCCATCATCAACAATTACTGGTTGACCAGAACCTTCAATTACCCAAAGTCGAAAAGTTAGCAAGTGATTTACTTTTCACTCATGATGAGCAGGTCATTGCGCGTGACTTGCTTGCTGAGGAACCTATTCCCGAAGGCTTACAACTTGTCCCAATTCGCCAGCTTATTACCAGTTGGTCGAAAGAACAGTTTTTGCAAGCGAGCCGAGCTGTTCAATTACTTGAATGGCGACGTAACCATAAATTTTGTAGCCACTGTGGACATCCGACAGAAGTTCATCCAACCGAATATGCGATGGTGTGCCCTTCTTGTCGCTATCACCAATACCCTCGTGTAAACCCTTGCATTATTACCGTCATTACTCGTGGTGATGATGAAATCTTACTAGCGAAGTCAGTTCACAATAAAACCAACATGTATGGTTTGATTGCAGGTTTTGTTGAGGTGGGTGAAACACTTGAAGAAGCAGTACAACGTGAAGCTTTCGAAGAAGTCGGTTTAAAACTCAAAAATATTCAATATATGTCAAGTCAGCCTTGGCCATTCCCAAGTAACCTTATGGTAGCTTTTCGGGCAGAATATGAGTCGGGTGAAATTAAGCTTCAAGAAGAAGAAATTGCAGATGCACAATTCTTCAAAATTGATCAATTACCTGAGATTCCATTTAAAGGAAGTATTGCTCATTCAATGATTATGCAGATTACCCAAGCTGGGTAA
- the afmiD gene encoding alpha/beta hydrolase has product MNLIEQLQSKIEQARTLYKEFRLYDLGSFALNRFTPKDGFEQVANVRYGLKPRHRLDIYRSVKKLAHQPLIVFVHGGAWQHGNKRDYLFIGETFAKEGYDVAVINYQLAPKNIFPSFVDDLTQALNYLHQNQEKLEISTENIVLMGHSAGAFNVMSAVYHPKPNPIQCLGNIKAIFGLAGPYHFDYKGDPLAEDAFDQSISYQEVMPYYFVNQNSIKHYLLMAENDQLVGKENTLDLDRALRQSGNHSHIAVIPKTGHITILASLSSFISHYFRTKRTILHFLEEVF; this is encoded by the coding sequence ATGAATCTGATTGAACAACTACAAAGCAAAATTGAACAGGCGCGAACTCTTTATAAAGAGTTCCGCCTTTATGATTTGGGGAGTTTTGCTTTAAACCGTTTTACGCCTAAAGATGGTTTTGAACAGGTTGCCAATGTCCGTTATGGTTTAAAACCGCGTCACCGTTTGGATATTTACCGATCTGTTAAAAAATTAGCACATCAGCCGCTTATCGTTTTTGTACATGGTGGTGCTTGGCAGCATGGTAATAAGCGAGATTATCTTTTTATTGGCGAGACATTTGCTAAAGAAGGTTATGACGTTGCAGTTATTAACTATCAATTAGCGCCTAAAAATATTTTTCCAAGTTTTGTTGATGACTTGACTCAGGCATTGAATTATTTACATCAAAACCAAGAAAAGCTGGAAATCTCTACAGAAAATATTGTACTTATGGGGCACTCGGCAGGGGCATTTAATGTCATGTCTGCTGTTTATCATCCAAAACCAAACCCTATTCAGTGTTTAGGTAATATTAAGGCAATTTTTGGTTTAGCCGGACCTTATCATTTTGATTATAAGGGTGACCCACTAGCTGAAGATGCTTTTGACCAAAGTATTTCTTATCAAGAGGTGATGCCATACTATTTCGTCAACCAAAATAGTATTAAACATTACTTGCTCATGGCTGAAAATGATCAGCTTGTCGGTAAAGAAAATACATTAGATTTGGATCGCGCATTAAGACAAAGTGGAAATCACAGCCATATCGCCGTGATTCCTAAAACTGGCCATATTACAATTTTAGCTAGTCTTTCTAGTTTTATTAGCCATTACTTTAGAACGAAAAGAACGATCTTACATTTTCTTGAAGAAGTGTTTTAA
- a CDS encoding BON domain-containing protein, with the protein MLNRIAVTMLCVASLSGCASFISGGTGTAPVGTDSGVRSLGQVFIDSSIKRTANINLYKLDQRFKQSRINIESFHSTVLLTGQVPDPYLKQLAEDNLKAMSDVKAVHNYITVGNKVSYNTIMQDAGVTANTRALLMKAPVVSDSKVLVHTEDGVLYVMGRLNTAEINDLNSVLQNVGNVTKIVTLIDNVDLAPAPAASTTSATATPVINNVIAQPTVQTPVAIDPDQTDPASNAQ; encoded by the coding sequence GTGTTAAACCGTATTGCTGTAACAATGCTTTGTGTCGCAAGTTTATCGGGTTGCGCAAGTTTTATTTCTGGTGGAACAGGCACAGCTCCAGTCGGAACAGACAGCGGTGTCCGCAGTCTGGGCCAAGTGTTCATTGACTCTTCAATTAAACGTACAGCAAATATCAACCTTTATAAACTTGATCAGCGCTTTAAGCAGTCACGTATTAATATCGAAAGCTTCCACAGTACTGTTTTATTAACAGGACAAGTGCCAGACCCATATTTAAAACAATTGGCAGAAGATAATCTTAAAGCCATGAGCGATGTGAAAGCTGTACATAACTACATTACCGTTGGTAATAAAGTCAGCTACAACACGATTATGCAAGACGCGGGTGTAACTGCCAATACACGTGCGCTTTTAATGAAGGCACCTGTAGTTTCTGATAGTAAGGTTCTCGTACATACCGAAGACGGCGTACTTTATGTCATGGGACGTTTAAATACTGCTGAAATTAATGATTTGAATAGCGTCTTACAAAATGTGGGTAACGTAACTAAAATTGTTACTTTAATTGATAACGTTGATTTAGCGCCTGCACCAGCAGCGAGTACTACAAGTGCAACGGCTACTCCGGTTATTAATAACGTCATTGCTCAACCAACAGTTCAAACTCCTGTTGCAATTGATCCTGACCAAACAGATCCAGCTTCGAATGCACAGTAA
- a CDS encoding YraN family protein, whose protein sequence is MLLAQQLGKWAEQTALGLLQAQNYVWVTSNYHSRRGEVDLIVKRGQELVFVEVKARTIGNYGQACEMVTGTKQKKIIKTAMRFLQRYPSYQEFYCRFDVICFDFPQKIAKTVQQDFSKFHYDLQWIENAFTLD, encoded by the coding sequence ATGTTATTAGCACAGCAGTTAGGTAAATGGGCAGAACAAACGGCTTTAGGCCTGTTACAAGCACAAAACTATGTGTGGGTGACAAGCAATTACCATTCACGCCGTGGTGAAGTGGATTTGATTGTTAAAAGAGGGCAAGAACTAGTTTTTGTGGAGGTAAAGGCACGTACTATAGGAAATTATGGGCAAGCTTGTGAAATGGTGACAGGGACAAAGCAGAAGAAAATTATCAAAACTGCGATGCGTTTTTTACAGCGCTATCCATCTTATCAGGAATTTTATTGTCGTTTTGATGTGATTTGTTTTGATTTTCCACAGAAAATTGCAAAAACAGTACAGCAAGACTTTTCAAAATTCCATTATGATCTGCAATGGATCGAAAATGCATTTACTTTGGATTAA
- the rsmI gene encoding 16S rRNA (cytidine(1402)-2'-O)-methyltransferase, giving the protein MSAQLFVVATPIGHLDDMTFRAIDILKSVSIVAAEDTRQSAQLFKHYNISTQLTACHDHNESNKIEQLVQRLLAGDNIALISDAGTPLISDPGFKLVRAAQEHGIRVVPVPGACAAIAALSAVGLPSDRFSFEGFLPSKASQRISQLEKLKNETQTLIFYEAPHRILECVKNMAEVFGENRPVGFAREITKTFETIKKMTLKDLVSFIENDHNQEKGEIVLVVGGAPEKTDLEQEKLDELLKRLLQDLSVKAASQLAADLTGIKKKVAYQRALELTQS; this is encoded by the coding sequence ATGAGTGCTCAGTTATTCGTTGTAGCCACCCCAATCGGGCACTTAGATGATATGACTTTCCGTGCAATTGATATTTTAAAATCAGTTTCTATTGTCGCTGCCGAAGATACACGTCAATCAGCACAACTATTTAAGCACTATAATATATCGACTCAACTTACTGCATGTCATGATCATAATGAAAGCAATAAAATTGAGCAGTTAGTTCAAAGATTACTTGCGGGCGACAATATTGCTTTAATTAGTGATGCAGGTACACCGCTTATTAGCGACCCCGGTTTTAAATTAGTTCGTGCTGCTCAAGAACATGGTATTAGAGTTGTGCCTGTGCCTGGTGCATGTGCGGCAATTGCTGCTTTAAGTGCAGTTGGTTTACCAAGTGACCGTTTTAGTTTTGAAGGCTTTTTACCATCAAAAGCTTCTCAACGTATTTCTCAATTGGAAAAACTCAAAAATGAAACTCAAACCTTAATTTTCTATGAAGCACCACACCGTATTTTAGAATGTGTAAAAAATATGGCAGAGGTATTTGGTGAAAATCGCCCAGTTGGTTTCGCACGTGAAATCACTAAAACCTTTGAAACTATCAAAAAAATGACCTTAAAAGACTTGGTCAGCTTTATTGAAAACGACCATAACCAAGAAAAAGGTGAAATTGTACTTGTAGTTGGCGGCGCACCAGAAAAAACAGATCTTGAACAAGAAAAACTAGATGAGCTTTTAAAACGCTTACTTCAAGACTTATCAGTTAAAGCAGCATCTCAACTTGCTGCCGATTTAACAGGTATTAAGAAAAAAGTTGCTTATCAACGTGCGCTTGAGTTAACCCAATCTTAA
- the iciA gene encoding LysR family transcriptional regulator ArgP has product MLDSKQCEAFLAVAEVGSFDAAGEHLYITPSAVSLRVQALEKYLGQILIIRGRPCVLTQAGQTLLQHLRHTRLMEQNLLQGLMGKSSESEFYKIALASNADSLATWLLPCIQQTLFKEKIVLELKIDDQSHTHTLLETGQVNACITAEEQVMAGCLAQLLGKMRYKMLASAEFVNRWFSGGINRETLRKTPAVIFNHKDLMHSEVLLKGYGLPMQSYPYSFIPATDAFVKAIQLGLGYGMVPELQVQPLLENGTLVDIMPEAQLDIPLYWHHWKRQSKQLDALTETIVQSAKQILR; this is encoded by the coding sequence ATGCTCGATAGTAAACAATGTGAAGCTTTTCTGGCTGTAGCAGAAGTAGGGAGTTTTGATGCAGCAGGTGAGCATTTATATATTACTCCGTCGGCAGTATCGTTACGTGTACAGGCCTTAGAAAAATATTTAGGGCAGATCCTAATCATACGTGGGCGTCCCTGTGTACTCACTCAAGCAGGGCAAACTTTATTGCAACACTTACGTCATACCAGACTGATGGAGCAAAATTTATTACAAGGTTTAATGGGGAAATCTTCCGAATCTGAATTTTATAAAATTGCTTTGGCTTCAAATGCAGACTCATTAGCCACTTGGCTTTTACCATGCATTCAGCAAACGCTTTTTAAAGAAAAAATTGTATTAGAACTAAAAATTGACGATCAATCTCACACACATACTTTGCTTGAAACGGGACAGGTCAATGCATGTATTACAGCAGAAGAGCAAGTTATGGCGGGTTGCTTAGCTCAGCTTCTTGGTAAAATGCGCTATAAAATGCTGGCATCGGCCGAGTTTGTAAACCGGTGGTTTAGTGGTGGAATTAACCGAGAAACTTTAAGAAAAACGCCAGCAGTTATTTTTAACCATAAAGATTTAATGCATTCGGAGGTTTTATTAAAGGGATACGGTTTACCGATGCAAAGTTATCCTTATAGTTTTATTCCAGCGACAGATGCTTTCGTTAAAGCAATTCAACTAGGTTTAGGGTATGGCATGGTGCCCGAGCTACAGGTTCAACCATTACTAGAAAACGGAACACTTGTTGATATTATGCCTGAGGCTCAACTTGATATTCCTTTATATTGGCATCATTGGAAAAGGCAGTCGAAGCAACTTGATGCACTGACTGAAACGATTGTTCAGTCAGCAAAACAAATATTGAGATAA
- a CDS encoding LysE/ArgO family amino acid transporter, whose product MLSLSIFFKGFGIGSGLIVAIGAQNAFVLKQGLKQQYVFWLCLICALSDSILIAFGVLGFAEIMTASPILITVAKYLGAAFLLVYGAKAFYAAFKTTQGMELDNGQKQTLTQALVTCLAFTWLNPHVYLDTIVLIGSVATQLEDKISFALGSILASWIFFFSLGYGAKLLKPLFTNPKAWKILDFIIGCIMWCIALTLLF is encoded by the coding sequence ATGTTATCTCTTAGTATATTTTTTAAAGGTTTCGGTATTGGTAGCGGGCTTATTGTCGCCATTGGAGCTCAAAATGCTTTTGTTCTAAAACAGGGTCTGAAACAACAATACGTATTTTGGCTATGTTTAATTTGTGCATTGTCTGATTCGATTCTAATCGCTTTTGGTGTATTAGGTTTTGCCGAAATCATGACTGCATCACCAATCCTAATTACTGTTGCCAAATATTTAGGGGCAGCGTTTTTATTAGTCTACGGTGCAAAAGCATTCTATGCTGCATTTAAAACTACCCAAGGCATGGAGCTTGATAACGGTCAAAAGCAGACTTTAACCCAAGCATTAGTGACCTGTCTTGCCTTTACTTGGCTTAACCCCCACGTCTATTTAGATACTATTGTTTTGATTGGTTCTGTAGCAACCCAGCTAGAAGATAAAATTAGCTTTGCTTTAGGCAGTATTCTTGCTTCTTGGATCTTCTTTTTCAGTTTAGGTTATGGTGCAAAATTATTGAAGCCGTTATTTACCAATCCTAAAGCTTGGAAAATTTTAGATTTCATTATTGGATGTATTATGTGGTGTATTGCCCTAACACTTTTGTTTTAA